A single region of the Rhipicephalus microplus isolate Deutch F79 chromosome 10, USDA_Rmic, whole genome shotgun sequence genome encodes:
- the LOC119181712 gene encoding trehalose transporter 1-like protein: MSHVERLAGFPSYTPKWVRAISWELGKHSSNSGDEEEEDSASSKKLMPHGGLRQDKKPNQSINYGLPVTALYTESFDDDTTACEIKMPWHFTDLATGNKVELTAPLLMTLGSTWAGSLCVGTTIGYTTAALTSLAGGSTGHKFDTALHGVWFVTLLHVGAITGCIIAALVGQSMGRRFALLASALGYFAGYGIMSVARSDYLVLFGRFLTGVATGMVSLCSPSFLAEITLPEQRGTAGGILQVCLTIGILYANVMGRYLNWDGLAFLTMAAAIPLVAACQFAVESPRWLMLQGRKAEAIEVLGKLRGPAAKVFQHSAFAVEHIFHAAAYKYELLHVQLDREWADMETVYATVPTPPGHILMAMLVHFIQQFSGINPVLFFSQSIFDEAGLVISGQDTSIILSGFLVRIFLFSLHLPKIPGCIFAVAVMFRVNCKLVASTAAGVKLMTVFSRKRLLTVSAYTCAFAMILIATLFQLSIQVDETDPNAPILYTRRLPIVFVALYIIGFSVGLGPIPWLLGAELVPMRCNGVYSAVVAAFSWICAFLLTWFFEQLQNTLKLSGFGLFFSALTFIGGLSVSFFMPETQDRTLEDLLLEPDTQGRDDVASAGSRVSRASRRSKR; the protein is encoded by the exons GGTAAGGGCCATATCATGGGAGCTAGGCAAGCACTCAAGCAATAGcggagatgaagaagaagaagacagcgCCTCGAGCAAGAAGCTGATGCCCCATGGTGGCTTGCGCCAGGATAAGAagcccaatcaatcaatcaattacgggCTCCCAGTTACAGCGCTTTACACTGAGAGTTTCGACGACGATACCACAGCCTGCGAGATAAAGATGCCCTGGCACTTCACCGACTTGGCGACGGGAAACAAAGTCGAGTTGACGGCGCCCCTGCTGATGACGCTCGGCAGTACCTGGGCCGGTTCACTCTGCGTGGGCACCACCATCGGCTACACCACAGCAGCGCTCACGAGTCTCGCCGGTGGCTCCACCGGTCACAAGTTTGACACTGCCCTGCACGGTGTCTG GTTCGTGACATTGCTGCACGTGGGCGCCATAACAGGCTGCATCATTGCTGCACTGGTGGGTCAGTCCATGGGGCGCCGCTTCGCGCTTCTGGCCAGCGCGCTCGGCTACTTTGCGGGCTACGGCATCATGTCGGTGGCTCGCTCCGACTACCTGGTGCTGTTCGGTCGCTTCCTGACAGGTGTCGCCACTGGCATGGTCTCCCTGTGCTCGCCGTCCTTTCTGGCCGAAATCACGCTGCCAGAACAGCGCGGGACGGCG GGCGGCATCCTGCAGGTCTGCCTCACTATTGGCATTCTGTACGCGAACGTGATGGGTCGCTACCTGAACTGGGACGGGCTCGCGTTCCTGACCATGGCCGCGGCAATCCCCCTCGTTGCCGCCTGCCAGTTCGCGGTCGAGTCGCCCCGGTGGCTCATGCTGCAAGGCCGCAAGGCGGAAGCCATCGAAGTGCTCGGCAAGCTGCGTGGGCCAGCGGCCAAGGTATTTCAGCACAGTGCGTTCGCAGT GGAGCACATATTTCAT GCTGCCGCATACAAATATGAACTGCTGCATGTGCAGCTGGACCGAGAGTGGGCCGACATGGAAACGGTGTACGCCACAGTGCCCACGCCTCCGGGTCACATCCTGATGGCCATGCTCGTGCACTTCATCCAGCAGTTTTCGGGCATCAACCCGGTACTCTTCTTTTCGCAGTCCATCTTTGACGAAGCCGGCCTCGTCATCAGTGGCCAGGACACAAGCATCATCCTCTCCGGCTTTCTGGTGCGAATATTTTTATTTAGTTTGCACTTACCAAAAATTCCGGGGTGCATtttcgccgtcgccgtcatgttccgtGTAAACTGCAAATTG GTCGCTTCCACCGCCGCCGGCGTCAAGCTGATGACCGTGTTCAGCCGTAAGCGTCTATTGACCGTGTCCGCCTACACCTGCGCCTTCGCCATGATCCTGATCGCCACGCTGTTCCAGCTCAGCATTCAGGTAGACGAGACGGACCCGAACGCGCCCATCCTCTACACGCGCCGGCTGCCCATCGTCTTCGTGGCGCTCTACATCATCGGCTTCTCGGTGGGGCTCGGTCCAATCCCGTGGCTCCTGGGTGCCGAGCTAGTGCCGATGCGCTGCAACGGAGTCTACTCGGCCGTCGTGGCCGCCTTCAGCTGGATCTGCGCCTTCCTCCTCACCTGGTTCTTCGAGCAGCTGCAGAACACGCTGAAGCTCTCCGGATTCGGCCTCTTCTTCAGCGCGCTCACGTTCATTGGAGGCCTTTCCGTCTCCTTCTTCATGCCGGAGACCCAGGACAGGACCCTCGAGGATCTTCTGCTCGAACCGGACACACAGGGACGTGATGACGTGGCATCAGCGGGCTCCAGGGTATCGAGGGCATCGCGACGGTCGAAGCGCTGA